One Bythopirellula goksoeyrii genomic window, GCGAGACAATCCTGATCCGTCGACTAAGCGGAAAGAACCCGGCTCGAGGCCTCCACTTTCCGCAAGCCATTTGGTTATTGCCGCTGCACCATCAGGCCAGCAGGGTTTCTTAGTTCCCTTGGCAATGGCGACTTCGTGAAGCAGCACTTCACCGATGGCATTCTCACTCTGGTTGTTAAAGTGGGTCAATGTTTTCGCCAGCGAAGGTCCGAGGTGATTTAGCTCTGTTGAACCTGCCGAGGCTGAAGCGCGATTGATTTCGTCTGGCAGTGAAAACCGCACGCCTCGATCGGCAAGCATTGCTGTAAACATGCCATGTACCCATGCTCCCGGGTTTTGCATGGTAAGTCGCAAGTCCTTCGGTTCATTGAGGTGTCCGTTCTGGGCAATTAGGAGGGGATGTGTAAATGGTCGGCGAGTTGCCAACGTGTCGCCGCTAAAAGTGCTACGCGAGAGGAATTTGATCTCGGGGTAACTGGAGGGTATTACCAACTGTGCTGCAACTCCCTCATCGCTCGGAGTCAGTCGCAACGCCAGTACATTAAAGTCGACCATTAACGGAGTAATGGACATGTTGTAATAGTCGGGGTCATCATCCCACATCCAACCAGGACCCTTTAATGGCGAAGCGTAGCGCGAATTGTCGACCACAACTTTGCCACAAATCTCGCTGATTTTGAGCTCACTTGTAACGCGATCTGCCAATTTAGCCAGATCACTACTATTGAACATCGCGTCGCCACCGCCCGTGAGCACCAGATCACCATGGAGTACGCCGTTCCGCAGATCTCCCTTGGTAGTAACTTTGGTTTGAAATTGATGTTCTGGGCCGAAGCAGTCTAACGCACAGGCCGAAGTATAGATTTTCAGATTAGACGCAGGTGTAAGAAGTCGATCACCGCCGCGATCATAGAGCACTACGTCTGTATCAAGATCAATCACCTTGAGGGTCACGGTGGTCTGACGCGCCGTGGCGTGGTTCTCGAGCACAGCGTCTAGCTGGTTGGACAGGTCTAGATCAGGGGGAGTTGCAGCAGATGCACAGCTAATTGCAAATGCGATCTTGGCCAATGCAAACAGACCTGCAACTCGGAGGCAGTGATACAGCATATTGGGTTCCGAAAATACTATTGTGGAAATCTTCTTGCGCTTGGTGTTGATCCAAGTTGGTCAGGAATTTTGGTAGGGTGTTTAGCGGGCCAGTTGGCTCTCCACAATTTTAGACTATTACTGGGTTCAATCCTATTATCCACCCTCTCTAGATCTCAGGTCGTTGTAACAAGCTATGCAGGAGTGCTATGTTGGGGGGAATACTGTGGAAGCACAGCGTGGAGTTCTTTATGGAGGGATGGGTTACTCCGGAGGTTAAGAGGCCTTTCAAGGGTCATCCGGGAGCCGAGAATAAGTAGTGGAAACTCACCGGCAGCTTGGAGGAAGTTTATGCTATCTGGCTCTCAGGCAGAGGCCATTGTTAACAAC contains:
- the dacB gene encoding D-alanyl-D-alanine carboxypeptidase/D-alanyl-D-alanine endopeptidase, with product MLYHCLRVAGLFALAKIAFAISCASAATPPDLDLSNQLDAVLENHATARQTTVTLKVIDLDTDVVLYDRGGDRLLTPASNLKIYTSACALDCFGPEHQFQTKVTTKGDLRNGVLHGDLVLTGGGDAMFNSSDLAKLADRVTSELKISEICGKVVVDNSRYASPLKGPGWMWDDDPDYYNMSITPLMVDFNVLALRLTPSDEGVAAQLVIPSSYPEIKFLSRSTFSGDTLATRRPFTHPLLIAQNGHLNEPKDLRLTMQNPGAWVHGMFTAMLADRGVRFSLPDEINRASASAGSTELNHLGPSLAKTLTHFNNQSENAIGEVLLHEVAIAKGTKKPCWPDGAAAITKWLAESGGLEPGSFRLVDGSGLSRYNLISADSSVRLLKFMHDHEHADTFYSALKTYEVNVAGKMQPLVAAKSGGMASVSTISGYLKTPSGRLLAFSLLANGYIGSAKPIFDLREKVWETLAQL